Sequence from the Seonamhaeicola sp. ML3 genome:
CTTTTCAACTCTAATTTTATTAATGTTGGCTACTTTATCTTTCATTTGCTGAGTATCTCTCATCTCAGCGGTAGTCTTAGTAGGCGTAAAACCAAACTGCGTAATCATACCAGGAACACAGTTCATTTGCGCTCTAAAGTGTGGCATGTAGGCAGAGTGTAATACATCTTGAGAACGCATTTTGAATAACACAGGCTTACCTACTGGTAAATGTAATTCTGTTGTAATAATGTCATCTTGAGCATTAGGATCAGATTCATCAAGACCTAAGATATTTGCTCTATCGATATCAATTAATCGAACATTAGCTTTACCCAATGTATTATCTGCCCCTGCATATCTCGCTTTCCAGTTAAACTGTTGTGCGTATAATTCAACAACTAAAGGATCATCACTTTCATCAACACCCATAATGTTAATCCAAGTATTTAATCCGTAGATTATCAATCCAGCTAATACAATTACAGGAATGATTGTCCAGATGGCTTCTAATTTATTATTATCAGCAAAAAACAAGGCTTTCTTTCCTTTTTCACCTTTGTATTTAAATGCGAAATAGTGTAGTAAAAATTGTGTTACAGTTTGTACAAAAAAGATAATTACCATAGAGATAACCATTAAATTATCAATGGTTGGCCCATGCTCTGAAGCAGAGTTAGACATTAACGGTAAATCTCCCCATTTCACACAACTAACAATGGTTATTATATAGATGAATGCTAAAAAGCCCATCATTAAATATCCGTTTAAGGCATTGTCTTTGTCTGTAGCTACACCTGGTGTGTCGTCGCTACTCCCGTTCTTAGCCTGCGCCAAATCGAATATTTTAACCATTTGCCAAATGGCAATTAAAATAAATACTAAAACTATAATTGTTAATAAAGCAGTCATTGGTATTGTTCGTCTTTATTTAATCTTTAATTAATAATGAAAATCTTCGCTCTCCTTTTTGAAAGGATATCGCTTTACAAGTAATGGTGCTTTTGTTAATGACGTAAACACCACGAATATAAATAGCCCTGCGAATAATAATATTGAACCTATCTCAGGAATTCCTATAAACCATCTATCTCCTACAGTTGCAGGCATAATCATATTGAAAACATCAATATAGTGACCTAAAAGAACAACCAAACCAGTCATAACTACAAACCAAGGTATACGTTTGTAATCAGCGCTCATAAGCATTAAGATAGGGAATACGAAGTTTAATACTACCATACCTAAGAATGGTAATTTATAATCGTTAAACCTAGAAACGAAATATGTTACCTCTTCTGGTATATTTGAATACCAAATAAGCATGAATTGCGAGAACCATAAGTATGTCCAGAAAATACTAATAGCGAACATAAATTTAGCTACATCATGTAAATGGTTTTCATTTACAAACTCTAAATACCCTCTAGATTTAAGATATAAGGTAATTAAAGCGATAGCTGTAATACCACTTACAAACATACTAGCAAATACATACCATCCGAATAATGTAGAGAACCAGTGAGGATCTACACTCATGATCCAATCCCAAGACATCATAGATTCTGTGTATATAAAGAATACTAAGAATCCAGCTGCTATACGGAATGATTTCTTGTAGTTACTATTATCATCTGCTGTATCTTGAGCAATTGAAAATTTACGTGCAAAATGACGATACGCTACCCATCCTCCTATAAACACAATAGCTCTGATAGTAAATCCAGTAATATTTAACCATCCTGATTTACCAGCTACTAGTTTATCGTAATGCACACTAGCTTCATCGGTTAATTCTGGGTTCATCCATACAAACAGGCTATCGTGGCCTAAGAAATGAGAAGCTAAGGCAATAATAACAACGATTACCGCACCAGGCAATAGATAAGATGTGATGCCTTCCATGACTCTAAACAGTACAGGAGACCATCCCGCTTGTGAAGCAATTTGAACCGCATAGAACGCTAAAGTTCCTAAAGCAATCATCATGAAGAAGAATGCCGCAACATATAATGCTGCCCAAGGTCTGTTATGGATTTGGTGCATAACATGCTCAACATGTTTCTTGTGCCCATCACCATGATGTGCTTCTTCACCATGTCCTTTTCCATGATTGTCGTGAGATGCATCTGCGTGCGCATTATGAGCAGGAGCTGCATGAGCTGCTTCTTCACCATGTCCTCCATGATGAGCTTCTTCAGCTAATAAATGCTCAACGTCTTCAAAAGATTTATGAGATGACATAAAACCAATTCCTACTCCTACGGCTCCTAAAACCATTAGAATGAAAGAAAATGTCTTTAATTTATTTGAAAATGTGTACATATCTGTATAATCTTATCTTCTTACTTTTCTAAATCTGCTTTTAACTTTAACACGTATGCTACAACTTGCCAACGCTCTTCTTCATTCAATTGGTTAGCATAAGAACCCATAGAGTTCTTTCCGTAGTAAATGGTGTGATAAATACTTCCTTCGTTGATTGCTCTACCGGCATCATCATAGCTAGGAATACCAAGAATTTTTTCGCGCTTTACTAAATTTCCTTGACCGTTACCTTTATTACCATGACAAATACCACAGTATATATCGTAAAGTGCTTTTCCTGTAGCTAAGTCTACTTGGGTAGAATATAACGGACTTGTTAAAGTAGCTTTTGCCAATTCATAGCCTTCAGTTGAATTTTCAATATCGAAAGGAATATGGCCTCTGGCTACGGTACCATCAACTGGTAACTGAGCTTCTACTCCGTTAGGGAAAGCAGCTTCACCATAAGTTTCATAACCTTGAGATTCATACATATTTGGCATGAATTGATAGTTAGGAGCTGTATCTTTTTTACATGATACTGCTACAAAAACGATTGCTATTGCAAATATTTTAATTAAGCTCTTCATAATACTTATTAATGCGCTTCTTCTTTATCTACTAAA
This genomic interval carries:
- a CDS encoding cytochrome c; protein product: MKSLIKIFAIAIVFVAVSCKKDTAPNYQFMPNMYESQGYETYGEAAFPNGVEAQLPVDGTVARGHIPFDIENSTEGYELAKATLTSPLYSTQVDLATGKALYDIYCGICHGNKGNGQGNLVKREKILGIPSYDDAGRAINEGSIYHTIYYGKNSMGSYANQLNEEERWQVVAYVLKLKADLEK
- a CDS encoding quinol:cytochrome C oxidoreductase; translated protein: MYTFSNKLKTFSFILMVLGAVGVGIGFMSSHKSFEDVEHLLAEEAHHGGHGEEAAHAAPAHNAHADASHDNHGKGHGEEAHHGDGHKKHVEHVMHQIHNRPWAALYVAAFFFMMIALGTLAFYAVQIASQAGWSPVLFRVMEGITSYLLPGAVIVVIIALASHFLGHDSLFVWMNPELTDEASVHYDKLVAGKSGWLNITGFTIRAIVFIGGWVAYRHFARKFSIAQDTADDNSNYKKSFRIAAGFLVFFIYTESMMSWDWIMSVDPHWFSTLFGWYVFASMFVSGITAIALITLYLKSRGYLEFVNENHLHDVAKFMFAISIFWTYLWFSQFMLIWYSNIPEEVTYFVSRFNDYKLPFLGMVVLNFVFPILMLMSADYKRIPWFVVMTGLVVLLGHYIDVFNMIMPATVGDRWFIGIPEIGSILLFAGLFIFVVFTSLTKAPLLVKRYPFKKESEDFHY
- a CDS encoding cytochrome c oxidase subunit II, whose translation is MTALLTIIVLVFILIAIWQMVKIFDLAQAKNGSSDDTPGVATDKDNALNGYLMMGFLAFIYIITIVSCVKWGDLPLMSNSASEHGPTIDNLMVISMVIIFFVQTVTQFLLHYFAFKYKGEKGKKALFFADNNKLEAIWTIIPVIVLAGLIIYGLNTWINIMGVDESDDPLVVELYAQQFNWKARYAGADNTLGKANVRLIDIDRANILGLDESDPNAQDDIITTELHLPVGKPVLFKMRSQDVLHSAYMPHFRAQMNCVPGMITQFGFTPTKTTAEMRDTQQMKDKVANINKIRVEKSKDLVAKGEEALERYEFDYLLICNKICGKSHYNMQMKIVVETQEEYDAWIKEQKEFKNSLIN